One Myxococcales bacterium genomic region harbors:
- a CDS encoding PD40 domain-containing protein produces the protein MRFLRPLVVAGLSLGALVALEAPARAAFDPELDYQTIESKHFRITYYRGLEDVAKHVADLAEAAHGTLSPTMGWDPEDKTEISLTDTTDGANGSATALPFNAIRLNVTAPDDLSPLGDVDDWLLALVTHEHTHVLHLDNMTGLPTLVNRIIGKTLAPNQVQPRFITEGFAVYFETTRTSGGRLRSSLWNMYMRTDVLEQSFATIDQFSNYVRRWPQGNIWYLYGSFFVEWLAKTYGEDTIRRISEEYGRQPIPWGLSRTVRRVTGKTWDELYDGFREEMRRRAKATRDEVMVRGVREGVRLTFHGQNARYPRWIPKNAYPDHEGGLVYYREDAHTRPGLWAVDLERGPDGAPKVSAKAPETELLVRTAGDAYAAFEPDGSLVYNSPAVFSNLFTYNDLYRVGRGEKSPSALDGVPVRLTEGFRAIDPTVSPDGRRVAFVTNHHGTRYAQVADIGPDGVSNVRELVHNAPYEQSFTPRFSPDGKYVALSHWSKGGYRDIWLVDVASGTVREITHDRAQDGGCSFSPDGRTLYYHSDRTGVPNVYAHSLDTGKTLQVTNVLTGAFYPEVSPDGKTLAYIGYTKDGFDLFAMKLDAQRFLEPVPYVDTRPSPTHPVLQGRYEAKPYSPLRTLRPRRYSLSTAPGNFGQVVSASVAANDISGLHGVAATLTQELERPEVQGSLSYAYFGQRFDTSVTAFRNIAPRPFQVGSQKLTAIQEAVGLATGISYSKSRLYDTQSFAASYSLQSFGTKLPTSDIRYDPYETPTRLRNGLAGVAALAYSYTNAERYLQSVGPERGQSFQANLSFATPALGSEFSGVTANASVAQYFTMPWLSHHSLALRFGAGTSGGSYPGKSAYFVGGFVDTPVVDSIAQTLVQGGIVLRGYPAGFQGGQHFTLANAEYRFPIVNFDRGSSTLPIFWNRLTGAVFFDYGAAFDVFGEAKYKSGTGGELWLETFLGYGLSMTFRLGYARGLASEGIDKIYFVAAVPY, from the coding sequence GTGCGCTTTCTTCGGCCTCTCGTCGTCGCGGGTCTGTCGCTCGGCGCGCTCGTCGCGCTCGAGGCCCCCGCCCGCGCGGCCTTCGACCCGGAGCTCGACTACCAGACGATCGAGTCGAAGCACTTTCGGATCACCTACTACCGCGGCCTCGAGGACGTGGCGAAGCACGTGGCCGATCTCGCGGAGGCCGCGCACGGCACGCTGAGCCCCACCATGGGCTGGGATCCCGAGGACAAAACCGAGATCTCGCTCACCGACACGACCGACGGCGCCAACGGCTCGGCGACCGCGCTCCCGTTCAACGCGATCCGCCTGAACGTGACCGCCCCCGACGACCTCTCCCCCTTGGGTGACGTCGACGACTGGCTGCTCGCGCTCGTCACGCACGAGCACACCCACGTGCTCCACCTCGACAACATGACGGGCCTCCCGACGCTCGTGAACCGCATCATCGGCAAGACGCTCGCGCCGAACCAGGTGCAGCCGCGCTTCATCACCGAGGGGTTCGCCGTCTACTTCGAGACCACGCGCACGAGCGGTGGAAGGCTGCGTTCCAGCCTCTGGAACATGTACATGAGGACCGACGTCCTCGAGCAGAGCTTCGCGACGATCGATCAGTTCTCGAACTACGTGAGGCGCTGGCCGCAGGGGAACATCTGGTACCTCTACGGCTCGTTCTTCGTCGAGTGGCTCGCGAAGACGTACGGCGAGGACACCATCCGCCGCATCTCCGAGGAGTACGGTCGCCAGCCCATCCCCTGGGGCCTCTCGCGCACCGTGCGCCGGGTCACGGGCAAGACGTGGGACGAGCTCTACGACGGCTTCCGCGAGGAGATGCGTCGGCGCGCGAAGGCCACGCGCGACGAGGTGATGGTGCGCGGGGTACGAGAAGGTGTGCGCCTCACGTTCCACGGGCAAAACGCACGTTATCCGCGCTGGATCCCGAAGAACGCGTACCCCGACCACGAGGGTGGTCTCGTCTACTACCGCGAGGACGCGCACACACGGCCGGGCCTCTGGGCGGTCGATCTCGAGCGCGGCCCCGACGGCGCGCCCAAGGTCTCCGCGAAGGCCCCCGAGACGGAGCTGCTCGTCCGCACCGCGGGAGACGCCTACGCGGCCTTCGAGCCCGATGGCTCGCTCGTCTACAACTCGCCGGCCGTCTTCTCGAACCTCTTCACGTACAACGACCTCTACCGCGTGGGCCGCGGCGAGAAGAGCCCCTCGGCGCTCGACGGCGTGCCCGTGCGCCTCACCGAGGGCTTCCGCGCCATCGATCCGACGGTGTCCCCCGATGGCCGGCGCGTCGCCTTCGTGACGAACCACCACGGGACGCGCTACGCCCAGGTCGCCGACATCGGCCCCGACGGCGTGTCGAACGTGCGCGAGCTCGTCCACAACGCGCCGTACGAACAGAGCTTCACGCCGCGCTTCTCGCCCGACGGAAAATACGTCGCCCTGAGCCACTGGTCGAAGGGCGGATACCGCGACATTTGGCTCGTCGACGTGGCTTCGGGCACCGTGCGCGAGATCACGCACGATCGCGCGCAGGATGGCGGCTGCTCGTTCTCTCCCGACGGGCGCACGCTCTACTACCACTCGGATCGCACGGGCGTCCCGAACGTGTACGCGCACTCGCTCGACACCGGGAAGACCCTCCAGGTCACGAACGTGCTCACGGGCGCGTTCTACCCGGAGGTGTCGCCCGACGGGAAAACCCTCGCCTACATCGGCTACACGAAGGACGGCTTCGACCTCTTCGCGATGAAGCTCGACGCCCAGCGGTTCCTCGAGCCCGTCCCGTACGTCGACACGCGGCCCTCGCCCACGCACCCCGTGCTGCAAGGCAGGTACGAGGCGAAGCCCTACTCGCCGCTCCGCACGCTTCGCCCGCGCCGGTACTCCCTCAGCACCGCGCCCGGCAATTTTGGCCAGGTGGTGAGCGCCTCGGTGGCCGCGAACGACATCTCCGGCCTCCATGGCGTGGCCGCCACGCTCACGCAGGAGCTCGAGCGCCCCGAGGTCCAAGGCAGCCTCTCGTACGCGTACTTCGGTCAGCGCTTCGACACGTCGGTCACGGCGTTCCGCAACATCGCCCCGCGCCCTTTCCAGGTGGGCTCGCAGAAGCTCACGGCGATCCAAGAGGCCGTCGGCCTCGCGACCGGCATCAGCTATTCGAAGTCGCGGCTCTACGACACGCAGTCGTTCGCGGCTTCGTACTCGCTCCAGAGCTTCGGCACGAAGCTCCCCACGTCCGACATTCGCTACGACCCGTACGAGACGCCCACGCGCCTTCGAAACGGCCTCGCGGGCGTCGCCGCGCTCGCCTACTCGTACACGAACGCCGAGCGGTACCTTCAGAGCGTCGGGCCCGAGCGTGGGCAGTCGTTCCAAGCGAACCTGAGCTTCGCCACGCCGGCCCTCGGCAGCGAGTTCTCGGGCGTCACGGCCAACGCTTCGGTCGCGCAGTACTTCACCATGCCGTGGCTCTCGCACCACTCGCTCGCGCTCCGCTTCGGCGCGGGCACGAGCGGCGGCTCCTACCCAGGAAAATCTGCCTATTTCGTCGGTGGTTTCGTCGACACGCCCGTGGTCGACAGCATCGCGCAGACGCTCGTGCAGGGCGGCATCGTGCTGCGTGGGTACCCGGCCGGGTTCCAGGGCGGGCAGCACTTCACGTTGGCGAACGCCGAGTACCGGTTCCCGATCGTGAACTTCGATCGTGGCTCGTCCACGCTCCCCATCTTTTGGAACCGGCTCACGGGCGCGGTCTTCTTCGACTACGGCGCCGCGTTCGACGTGTTCGGCGAGGCCAAGTACAAGTCGGGCACGGGCGGCGAGCTCTGGCTCGAGACGTTCCTCGGCTACGGCCTGTCGATGACGTTCCGCCTCGGGTACGCGCGGGGGCTCGCGAGCGAGGGCATCGACAAGATCTACTTCGTCGCCGCCGTCCCGTACTGA
- a CDS encoding thymidine kinase, with product MDRQRLAEHLSTPSDGPRDPSELRGCIEVVCGSMFSGKTEELLRRVKRAKLARLRVQLFKPRIDNRYDEVRVVSHEGLTAEATPVGTAEELESHVLASTHVVGIDEVQFFDLGVLALAQSLADRGVRVICAGLDQDYRGEPFGCMPQLMAIAEYVTKLHAVCTRCGGEASRSQRVVAREGQLFVGGASDYEARCRKCFVPTVVEPSR from the coding sequence ATGGACCGACAGCGCCTCGCCGAGCACCTCTCCACGCCCTCCGACGGTCCGCGTGATCCCTCCGAGCTGCGCGGCTGCATCGAGGTGGTGTGCGGCTCCATGTTCAGCGGCAAGACCGAGGAGCTCCTCCGCCGCGTGAAGCGCGCCAAGCTCGCGCGTCTTCGTGTGCAGCTCTTCAAGCCGCGCATCGACAACCGCTACGACGAGGTCCGCGTGGTGAGCCACGAGGGGCTCACGGCCGAGGCCACGCCCGTCGGTACGGCCGAAGAGCTCGAGAGCCACGTCCTCGCGTCGACCCACGTGGTGGGCATCGACGAGGTGCAGTTCTTCGACCTGGGGGTGCTCGCGCTCGCGCAATCGCTGGCCGATCGCGGGGTTCGCGTGATCTGCGCCGGCCTCGATCAAGACTACCGAGGCGAGCCCTTCGGGTGCATGCCGCAGCTCATGGCGATCGCCGAGTACGTCACCAAGTTGCATGCGGTATGCACGCGGTGCGGAGGCGAAGCGAGCCGCTCGCAGCGTGTCGTGGCCCGCGAGGGCCAGCTCTTCGTGGGCGGCGCGTCGGACTACGAGGCGCGGTGCCGCAAGTGCTTCGTGCCCACCGTGGTGGAGCCGTCGCGCTGA
- a CDS encoding penicillin-binding protein, with amino-acid sequence MRKRWIGMGVPVVALGIVIVAAKRVPAQVSGTSPSQAESGTLASLVAPESSDEADAIALRQKFTQPPPPQLAGLDLSKIVFEQGRGVALMPERRNAKLTIDPRLQKLATSYMEAQHLPEGAVVMIDVATGNVLAYASHLEKGGPRDLAIEATAPAASVFKVVTGTALVDSAGVSPEQKECYSGGEQRITDKDLVPDPARDKWCATLAGAMGRSLNTVFARLALRHLKPEKLEETAKAYGFGDPLPFDVPVQASALKIPSEGGLAYARTAAGFWNTTLSPLHAAWLSAVVARGGEPIRPRIVSEVVDAAGKSLYTAPAPQVGKRLYTTNVASAVTQMMEKTVSEGTSYKAFHDKSGNAYLAGVQVAGKTGTLTDAEKQRYYTWFTAFAPSHPAPGQRQVAIATLVVNGPVWKVKANVVAREMLRGFFATENVQGVTFPEVHPAQVARHKAK; translated from the coding sequence ATGCGTAAGCGCTGGATCGGAATGGGTGTGCCCGTCGTGGCATTGGGGATCGTGATCGTGGCGGCCAAGCGCGTCCCGGCACAGGTGAGCGGCACGAGCCCGTCGCAAGCGGAGTCGGGCACGCTGGCCTCGCTCGTCGCGCCCGAGTCGAGCGACGAGGCCGACGCGATCGCGCTGCGGCAGAAGTTCACGCAGCCCCCGCCGCCGCAGCTCGCGGGCCTGGATCTCTCGAAGATCGTCTTCGAGCAGGGCCGTGGCGTCGCGCTCATGCCCGAGCGGCGCAACGCGAAGCTCACGATCGATCCGCGGCTGCAGAAGCTCGCGACGAGCTACATGGAAGCGCAGCACCTGCCCGAGGGCGCGGTCGTCATGATCGACGTCGCCACGGGGAACGTGCTGGCCTACGCGAGCCACCTCGAGAAGGGCGGCCCCCGCGACCTCGCGATCGAGGCGACGGCGCCCGCCGCGAGCGTCTTCAAGGTCGTCACGGGCACGGCGCTCGTCGACAGCGCGGGCGTGAGCCCCGAGCAGAAGGAGTGTTACTCCGGCGGCGAGCAGCGCATCACCGACAAGGACCTCGTCCCCGATCCGGCGCGCGACAAGTGGTGCGCGACGCTCGCGGGGGCGATGGGGCGCAGCCTCAACACCGTGTTCGCGCGGCTCGCGCTCCGCCACCTCAAGCCCGAGAAGCTCGAGGAAACGGCCAAGGCGTACGGGTTCGGCGATCCCCTCCCGTTCGACGTGCCGGTGCAGGCGAGCGCGCTCAAGATCCCCTCGGAGGGTGGGCTCGCGTACGCCCGCACCGCGGCCGGGTTCTGGAACACCACGCTCTCGCCGCTGCACGCCGCGTGGCTGAGCGCCGTCGTCGCGCGGGGAGGCGAGCCCATCCGCCCGCGTATCGTGTCCGAGGTCGTCGACGCGGCGGGCAAGTCCCTCTACACCGCGCCGGCCCCGCAGGTCGGCAAGCGCCTCTACACGACGAACGTCGCGAGCGCGGTCACCCAAATGATGGAGAAGACCGTCTCCGAAGGGACGTCGTACAAAGCGTTCCACGACAAGAGCGGCAACGCGTACCTCGCGGGCGTGCAGGTGGCCGGCAAGACGGGCACCCTGACGGACGCCGAGAAACAGAGATACTACACGTGGTTCACGGCCTTCGCGCCGAGCCACCCCGCCCCCGGGCAGCGTCAGGTCGCCATCGCCACGTTGGTCGTCAACGGCCCGGTGTGGAAGGTGAAGGCCAACGTGGTCGCGCGCGAGATGCTGCGGGGCTTCTTCGCGACCGAGAACGTGCAGGGCGTCACCTTCCCCGAGGTGCACCCGGCGCAGGTCGCCCGGCACAAGGCGAAATAG
- a CDS encoding DUF4105 domain-containing protein: MSASGRGAPHRAFAAAIVGLVVALVVTFVATPARASGSPATLAIDEAKRARLAESAEWRRLLHVHRTAGNGLEAEPDGPEFYLSPRGVFDPEAELEATIGALYAPASLGDSHALCKFPARARFLGETLELGTLPTPVCAARDGFYARLRPKRVLFVFSAYHVTSPASAFGHVLLRVERDETGILREGAPEHPLADIGIDYSADVAGEGAIAYAAKGLFGGFRGTFKAMPYALKVREYQDHDARDLWEYELTLTSDEKTRFIEHLWELGQTSFDYFYLTENCAYHVLALLDVVRPEAHLLDALSRPVLPTEAVLAVANAKGLVGRVRYRPSARTVALARLERLSAEGRSIALALGRVPAPSDAMVRLRALPASTQAEVLDAAIDWLDLEHPELLETDESVPARAARFSLLAARAALPDDSPPLDVPTPDDAPHFAHGARRVAVGTGYVGGSGAYLELRARLLLHETLDPPRGLPRLGTLEAGEVSLRGYPGARSVELERLTALRVERLAPLGATGSGTSYRFGLGGERVRDHGCAGCFVAHAEALVGAAIEPLRGVVAFARPGLTLDAASPLDGLRGSAFRLGVGPTGGVRLDLTKSARLGADVRFLVLPGASTPWTAEASFDLRVDLLRAVSLGLAVRRTVLSADVGLTSFVYF, encoded by the coding sequence GTGAGCGCGTCGGGGCGCGGAGCCCCGCACCGTGCCTTCGCCGCTGCCATCGTCGGGCTCGTCGTGGCGCTCGTGGTGACGTTCGTGGCCACTCCCGCGCGAGCCTCGGGCTCCCCGGCGACGCTCGCGATCGACGAGGCCAAACGCGCGCGCCTCGCCGAGTCGGCCGAGTGGAGGAGGCTCCTCCACGTGCACCGCACGGCCGGAAACGGCCTCGAGGCCGAGCCCGACGGCCCGGAGTTCTATCTGTCCCCACGCGGCGTGTTCGATCCGGAGGCCGAGCTCGAGGCGACGATCGGCGCCCTCTACGCCCCCGCGTCCCTGGGGGATTCCCATGCACTCTGCAAATTCCCGGCGCGCGCGCGCTTCCTGGGCGAGACGCTCGAGCTCGGCACGCTCCCGACGCCCGTGTGCGCGGCGCGGGACGGGTTCTACGCGCGGCTCAGGCCGAAGCGGGTGCTCTTCGTGTTCAGCGCGTACCACGTGACGAGCCCGGCGTCGGCCTTCGGTCACGTGCTCCTACGCGTCGAGCGCGACGAGACGGGCATCCTCCGCGAGGGCGCGCCCGAGCACCCCCTCGCCGACATCGGCATCGACTACTCCGCCGACGTCGCCGGAGAGGGCGCGATCGCCTATGCCGCGAAGGGCCTCTTCGGAGGCTTCCGGGGCACGTTCAAGGCCATGCCCTACGCCCTCAAGGTGCGCGAGTACCAAGACCACGACGCGCGGGATCTGTGGGAGTACGAGCTCACCCTCACGAGCGACGAAAAGACCCGCTTTATCGAACACTTATGGGAGCTCGGACAAACGAGCTTCGACTACTTCTATCTCACCGAGAACTGCGCGTACCACGTGCTCGCGCTGCTCGACGTCGTGCGGCCCGAAGCGCACCTGCTCGACGCGCTCTCGAGGCCCGTCCTGCCTACCGAGGCCGTGCTCGCCGTCGCGAACGCGAAGGGGCTCGTCGGCAGGGTTCGCTACAGGCCCTCCGCGCGCACCGTGGCCCTCGCGCGTTTGGAGCGACTGTCGGCCGAAGGGCGCTCGATCGCGCTCGCGCTCGGTCGTGTCCCCGCCCCTTCGGATGCCATGGTGCGACTCCGAGCGCTGCCCGCGTCGACCCAGGCCGAGGTGCTCGACGCCGCGATCGACTGGCTCGACCTGGAGCACCCCGAGCTACTCGAGACCGACGAGAGCGTACCGGCGCGGGCCGCTCGTTTTTCCCTGCTCGCGGCGCGCGCCGCGCTCCCCGACGACTCCCCACCGCTCGACGTGCCCACGCCCGACGACGCGCCCCATTTCGCGCACGGCGCACGGCGCGTGGCCGTCGGCACGGGCTACGTCGGAGGGAGCGGCGCCTACCTCGAGCTGCGCGCGCGCCTCTTGCTCCACGAGACCCTCGACCCTCCGCGCGGTCTCCCTCGGCTCGGGACACTCGAAGCCGGAGAGGTCTCCCTGCGCGGCTACCCGGGCGCGCGCAGCGTCGAGCTCGAGCGACTCACGGCCTTACGCGTCGAGAGGCTCGCGCCGCTCGGAGCGACGGGCTCGGGAACGTCGTACCGATTCGGGCTCGGAGGCGAGCGGGTGCGCGACCACGGCTGCGCGGGCTGTTTCGTGGCCCACGCCGAGGCCTTGGTAGGCGCCGCGATCGAGCCTCTTCGGGGGGTCGTGGCGTTCGCGCGCCCGGGCCTCACCCTCGACGCCGCGAGCCCGCTCGACGGTCTCCGTGGGAGCGCGTTTCGGCTCGGCGTCGGGCCCACCGGAGGGGTTCGCCTCGACCTCACGAAGAGCGCGCGGCTCGGCGCGGACGTCCGATTCCTCGTGCTACCCGGGGCATCCACACCGTGGACCGCCGAGGCCTCGTTCGACCTGCGCGTCGACCTCCTGAGAGCCGTGTCGCTCGGCCTGGCCGTGAGGCGCACGGTGCTCTCGGCGGATGTGGGGCTCACGTCGTTCGTGTATTTCTAG
- a CDS encoding DUF3015 family protein: MTRIGQGSALGVVAALVLATLTASAEGDGRTTSGTSDAGTSAALPAIDGGTTDATPIDAATTTDGASVVPLPEKPMVRARRRPKAHYGAAGCGLGSIIFGTKPGLLQVTAASTNTSGGQTFAITSGTQNCDSIDDHETLDAFVAQNREAFAKDVARGSGETIATLTAIAGCADPSAVGRKLKPSFAQIFPTPNARPEAIARRLRTILKADVALACENLPE, encoded by the coding sequence ATGACGCGAATCGGACAAGGCTCGGCTCTCGGCGTCGTCGCGGCGCTCGTGCTCGCCACGCTCACGGCGTCGGCCGAGGGCGACGGCCGCACCACGAGCGGCACCTCCGACGCGGGCACGAGCGCCGCGCTCCCGGCGATCGACGGGGGCACGACCGACGCCACCCCGATCGACGCAGCCACCACCACCGACGGCGCGAGCGTGGTCCCCCTGCCCGAGAAGCCCATGGTGCGCGCGCGCCGCAGGCCGAAGGCCCACTACGGCGCCGCCGGGTGCGGGCTCGGGTCGATCATCTTCGGCACCAAACCCGGCCTCCTTCAGGTCACGGCCGCGTCCACGAACACGAGCGGTGGGCAGACGTTCGCCATCACGAGCGGCACGCAGAACTGCGACTCGATCGACGACCACGAGACCCTCGACGCCTTCGTCGCGCAGAACCGCGAGGCCTTCGCGAAGGACGTCGCCCGAGGCTCCGGAGAGACGATCGCCACCCTCACCGCCATCGCGGGGTGCGCCGATCCTTCGGCCGTGGGCCGGAAGCTCAAGCCCTCGTTCGCCCAGATTTTTCCCACTCCGAACGCGCGCCCAGAGGCGATCGCAAGGCGCCTCCGCACGATCCTCAAGGCCGACGTGGCCCTCGCGTGCGAGAACCTGCCCGAGTGA
- a CDS encoding sigma-70 family RNA polymerase sigma factor, with amino-acid sequence MELSSEGVVSVGVAGVRRLPDGSFATLEGALEQRGDAGLEADVRPPIDNAESEAWPRGSLGSESVSLPEDVEAKLIERILLRDEHAFTELMKAYQGRVYGLILRMLGNSAEAEEVAQEVFIQVFKSIGSFRGDSKFSTWIYRVAVNHCKNRVKYLKVRHSKQQDELEAVAERMPLGDGRRANVGQIERPDEALAGRQVERIVQESIAQIDPSFRECLILRDVEELSYEEIEAITGLAAGTVKSRIFRARAQLRELVEKRLGEKIG; translated from the coding sequence ATGGAACTTTCCAGCGAGGGTGTTGTCTCGGTCGGGGTGGCGGGAGTGCGGCGTCTACCTGATGGCAGCTTTGCCACCCTGGAAGGCGCCCTGGAGCAACGCGGCGACGCGGGGCTCGAGGCCGACGTGCGCCCGCCCATCGACAACGCAGAGAGCGAGGCCTGGCCGCGTGGTAGCCTCGGGTCGGAGTCCGTGAGCCTACCGGAAGACGTCGAAGCGAAGCTCATCGAGCGCATCTTGCTGCGCGACGAGCACGCGTTCACCGAGCTCATGAAGGCCTACCAGGGGCGCGTCTACGGGCTCATCTTGCGCATGCTCGGCAACTCGGCCGAGGCCGAGGAGGTCGCGCAAGAGGTCTTCATCCAGGTGTTCAAGTCGATCGGGAGCTTCCGCGGCGACTCGAAATTCTCCACGTGGATCTACCGCGTGGCGGTGAACCACTGCAAAAACCGGGTGAAGTACCTCAAGGTGCGCCACTCGAAGCAGCAGGACGAGCTCGAGGCCGTGGCCGAGCGCATGCCCCTCGGGGACGGGCGCCGCGCCAACGTGGGCCAGATCGAGCGGCCCGACGAGGCCCTCGCGGGCCGGCAGGTGGAGCGCATCGTGCAAGAGTCGATCGCGCAGATCGATCCGAGCTTCCGGGAGTGCCTCATCTTGAGGGACGTGGAGGAGCTCAGCTACGAGGAGATCGAGGCCATCACGGGGCTGGCGGCCGGCACCGTCAAGAGCCGCATTTTCCGCGCGCGCGCGCAGCTCCGCGAGCTCGTGGAGAAGAGGCTCGGAGAGAAGATCGGATGA
- a CDS encoding aspartate aminotransferase family protein yields MTSLPREGRPHHAILDDLASLRQGDAKWREGRVMSLVYDGGEAHQELLKQAYSLYFSENGLNPMAFKSLRRMEADVVRITAGLFHGGPDTVGTLTSGGTESILLAVKAARERAHARGFRGKPELVVPKSAHVAFDKAAHYFGLRIRHVPLGDDFRVDLRELRRAIGRNTVLVAASAPQYPHGVIDPIGAIAEVTRERGVPFHVDACIGGFVLPWLERLGEAIPPWDFRVDGVTSISADLHKYGYAAKGASVLLYRDMSYLKHQFFIATDWPGGIYASPSMPGTRPGGAIAAAWAALQGLGEAGYLDLTRRTLTAKQKLVVGVRNIPELRVLGVPQSTIVAFTSNDPSIDIYAVADAMEDRGWSVDRQQHPSSMHATLMAKHADVIDTYLEDLRAAVAEVRADPSRKSRGNAAMYGMMAKVPFRGMVRKGVEGVMEAMYGPGNGEIDLSKSNDGPLVSKLKELAPRALDALDALKSRFGRR; encoded by the coding sequence ATGACGTCTCTCCCGCGCGAAGGCCGACCGCACCACGCCATCCTCGACGATCTCGCGTCCCTTCGACAGGGCGACGCGAAGTGGCGCGAAGGGCGCGTGATGAGCCTCGTCTACGACGGCGGCGAGGCCCACCAGGAGCTCCTCAAGCAGGCGTATTCGCTCTACTTTTCGGAAAATGGCCTCAACCCGATGGCCTTCAAGAGCCTCCGCCGCATGGAGGCCGACGTGGTGCGCATCACCGCAGGGCTCTTCCACGGTGGACCGGACACCGTGGGCACGCTCACGTCGGGTGGCACCGAGTCGATCCTCCTCGCGGTGAAGGCCGCGCGCGAACGCGCCCACGCCCGCGGCTTCCGAGGCAAGCCCGAGCTCGTCGTGCCGAAGAGCGCTCACGTCGCGTTCGACAAAGCCGCGCACTACTTCGGGCTCCGCATCCGGCACGTCCCCCTCGGGGACGACTTCCGCGTCGACCTGCGTGAGCTCCGGAGGGCCATCGGTCGCAACACCGTGCTCGTCGCCGCGTCGGCGCCGCAGTACCCGCACGGGGTCATCGATCCCATCGGCGCCATCGCCGAGGTCACGCGCGAGCGCGGTGTGCCGTTCCACGTCGACGCGTGCATCGGGGGCTTCGTGCTTCCTTGGCTCGAGCGCCTCGGCGAGGCCATCCCGCCATGGGATTTTCGCGTCGACGGCGTCACCTCGATCTCGGCCGACCTCCACAAGTACGGCTACGCAGCCAAGGGCGCGAGCGTGCTCCTTTACCGAGACATGAGCTACCTGAAGCACCAGTTCTTCATCGCGACCGACTGGCCCGGCGGCATCTACGCGTCACCGAGCATGCCCGGGACTCGGCCCGGCGGTGCCATCGCCGCCGCGTGGGCCGCTCTCCAGGGGCTCGGCGAAGCGGGGTACCTCGACCTCACCCGGCGCACCCTCACGGCCAAACAGAAGCTCGTCGTGGGCGTCCGAAACATCCCGGAGCTGCGCGTGCTCGGCGTCCCTCAATCGACCATCGTGGCGTTCACGTCGAACGACCCGAGCATCGACATCTACGCCGTCGCCGACGCCATGGAGGACCGCGGATGGTCCGTCGATCGCCAGCAGCACCCGAGCTCGATGCACGCGACCTTGATGGCCAAACACGCCGACGTGATCGACACGTACCTCGAGGACCTCCGAGCCGCCGTGGCCGAGGTTCGCGCCGACCCGTCGCGGAAGAGCCGAGGCAACGCCGCCATGTACGGGATGATGGCCAAGGTCCCCTTCCGAGGCATGGTCCGCAAAGGCGTCGAGGGCGTGATGGAGGCCATGTACGGGCCGGGCAACGGAGAGATCGACCTCTCGAAGTCGAACGACGGGCCCCTCGTCTCCAAGCTGAAGGAGCTCGCCCCGCGCGCCCTCGACGCCCTCGACGCCCTCAAGTCACGCTTCGGGAGGCGCTGA